In Thermococcus sp. 21S7, the genomic window CGGCAAACCCGGGTATGGAAGATTCTATGTCGGCCCTGCTTGAGGAGATAAGGCTCCTTAGGGAAGAGATTCGGGAACTCAGGGAGGAACTCAAGGAGTGATGGGCTGATGGACGAAAGGAGTTCCGAGAGGGACATCCAGAGGATTTCCGAGACGTTCAAGGCTCTCTCAAGTCCAACCCGACTCAGGATACTGGTACTGTGCATGGGGGAAGAGAAAACCAGCAGGGAGCTCAGGGAAGCACTGGGAATATCAAAGCCCCTTCTCATCTCACATCTCCGGAAGCTCCTGAGTGCGGGGCTCCTTGAGTACAGGGTTGAGCTGGACAAAAAGCGTATGATAGTCCGGAAGTACTACCGAACGCGAGCCGATGTTCCATGCAT contains:
- a CDS encoding ArsR family transcriptional regulator; the encoded protein is MDERSSERDIQRISETFKALSSPTRLRILVLCMGEEKTSRELREALGISKPLLISHLRKLLSAGLLEYRVELDKKRMIVRKYYRTRADVPCIEEILRSVKGRPET